The following proteins are co-located in the Triticum aestivum cultivar Chinese Spring chromosome 1A, IWGSC CS RefSeq v2.1, whole genome shotgun sequence genome:
- the LOC123181773 gene encoding protein RADIALIS-like 3, which produces MSSGSSSRSTSPNSDSEWSKKENKMFEQALAYYGVSAPNLWEKVASAMGGTKSAEEVRCHFQILVDDVNSIEDGRIPFPKYKTQGFWT; this is translated from the coding sequence ATGTCTTCCGGGTCGTCGTCTCGGAGCACCTCCCCGAACTCCGACTCAGAGTGGAGCAAGAAGGAGAACAAGATGTTCGAGCAGGCGCTCGCCTACTACGGCGTGAGCGCCCCCAACCTCTGGGAGAAGGTGGCCAGCGCCATGGGGGGCACCAAGTCTGCCGAGGAGGTGCGCTGCCACTTCCAGATCCTTGTCGACGACGTCAACAGCATCGAGGACGGCCGCATCCCCTTCCCCAAGTACAAGACCCAAGGCTTCTGGACCTGA